DNA from Chryseomicrobium sp. FSL W7-1435:
AAGACTTTGAGAATCCTGGTCGCACAGGTTTATCGAAAGGAAAAAATATTCAGCTTGTCATGGAAAGAAACAATCTAAAAGAGGCAGTATATGTGGGAGACACGCAAGGGGATCTAGACGCCGCAAGATATGCAAACATCCCATTTATCTACGCTTCGTATGGTTTTGGTCAGCCAGAAGAATTTGATTATCAGTTAAATCTATTTAAAAACTTGCCTGAGTTAATGACGCTAAACGTTGGAAAATGAAACTTTTTCGTAAGTCATTCGTAGAATAGCTATCTCTTTAAAAAGGAGCGGAAAAATATGAGTAATTTACGTGTTGTAAAAATAGTAGCTTTACTATATCAAGTTATTCTAGCGGTTCCTCTGTTAGGTGGAGCAATTGTAGTTTCTACTGGATGGCAGGCCTTGACTGTCGCTTTCTTCATCCATTTAATTGTGTTCATTTTGGCACTTAAAAACAATGGTGCAAAATTAGCTTCTATTATGGGGATGATTACAAGTGTACTAGCCTGGATTCCTGTTGTCGGTTGGGCATTGCATACAATCACAGCGTTGCTTTATGCATATGAAGTGTTCATTCGAAATAAATAAAAAACTGTCGGCAAACTTCTTTTGGGAAGAAGGCCGACAGTTTTTATTTTGTAAATAGTTGAAAACCAACACCGGATTTTTCTTTAATTTCATAGAGTGCATGGTCAGCTTCTTTTAAAAGTTGATTTTTGTTAAGTGCCGTTCCAGGGAATGCGGAGGCGCCGATGCCAAGTTTAATTTGAATTTCTTTATTTTTGTAGATAAAGGGCTGTTTAAATTCTGCCAATATACGATTCGCTACTTCATGAATCACTTCATTACTTTTTATCTGAGGTACAAGCACAGCGAATTCGTCCCCGCCAAAACGTGCGACTAAATCGTTGTCTCGAAGAACTCTTTGAATACGAGAAGCTGCCTCTTTAATCACAGCATCACCAGCGTCATGTCCATAGGTATCGTTAATTGATTTAAATTTGTAGCCATCTAATAGAAATACTGCCAAACGTTCAGTCGTTCCGACCGTCTGTTGAAGTAGATAATCCAATTTATCATCAAAGGCTCGTCTGTTTGGAAGACCTGATAAATGGTCAATAAATGCCATGCGCTGCAACTCATTTTGGAGGTTGGTCTCAATCGTTGCATCACTTAGTAGCGCATACCAGCCTTGTTGATTATTTTCTACATAAATAGGAATAAATTTAAGTTTAATATATTGTCTATCACTGGTATTTTTTCGAGTTACCCAAAGTTCATGACGCGCACTTTGCTGGGGGAAATGGGAATCTGAGAACCACTCCGTAAAAAATGTTTCTTGAAACCATTCGGCTAACAAAGTATTTTGAATTTCACTTGAAGTGGAGTTCAAAAATTCTTTTGCCTCGGGATTACATTTCACGATAAGCCCCTCATTATCTACTTGAAAGATGGCTTCGTTATTATATTCTATAAGAGATTCTAAGCGTAGTCGTTCATCGTCCAGTTGTTTCTGTGCGGCTTGTAAATCACGCAAAGCTTGTTCATGATCTGTAATATCACGGACGATAGCTAAAATAAAATGAAGATTGTGTTTTTCCATATAGATAGGAGTTAAAAGACTCTCTCCGATAATTTGTTTTCCACGGTGCTCGATGG
Protein-coding regions in this window:
- a CDS encoding sensor domain-containing diguanylate cyclase, which translates into the protein MRIKEIFEELGSDFLSLLIQTFNQIDDLVFVMSYNGKDYEYVYANQAAKDTVNLPSTLRHVSLKSIVSEDAYGNLRAHYDKARTTLEKVRYVAPIEHRGKQIIGESLLTPIYMEKHNLHFILAIVRDITDHEQALRDLQAAQKQLDDERLRLESLIEYNNEAIFQVDNEGLIVKCNPEAKEFLNSTSSEIQNTLLAEWFQETFFTEWFSDSHFPQQSARHELWVTRKNTSDRQYIKLKFIPIYVENNQQGWYALLSDATIETNLQNELQRMAFIDHLSGLPNRRAFDDKLDYLLQQTVGTTERLAVFLLDGYKFKSINDTYGHDAGDAVIKEAASRIQRVLRDNDLVARFGGDEFAVLVPQIKSNEVIHEVANRILAEFKQPFIYKNKEIQIKLGIGASAFPGTALNKNQLLKEADHALYEIKEKSGVGFQLFTK